In Streptomyces erythrochromogenes, the DNA window TGCACACCGGCCTCGGCACCGCCACCACCGGCTCCGGCGCCCTCACCGACGGCGTCGGCAAGCTCGGCGACGGCGCCCACCGCCTCGACGGCGGCATGTACAAGCTCGTCGACGGCACCGGCGAGCTCGCCGGCGGCCTGCACGAGGGCGTGGGCAAGATCCCCGACTACGACCAGCAGCAGCGGGACGCCCGCACCGAGGTCATGGCCGACCCGATCAAGCTCGCCAACCAGTCCCTGCACAAGGCGCCCAACTACGGCACCGGCTTCGCGCCCTACTTCATCCCGCTGTCCCTCTGGGTCGGAGCGATGGTCGCCTACATGCTGATCGTCCCGATGAACAAGCGGGCCCTGTCCGCGGGCGCCTCGCCCTGGCGGATCGCCCTCGCCGGCTGGCTGCCGGTCGTGGGCATCGGCGCCGCCCAGGTCACCCTGCTGATGTCCGTCCTGCACTGGGCCCCGGGCCTCGGCCTGAAGATGGCCAACCCGGCCCTCACCATCGGCTTCCTGCTGCTGGTCACCGGCTGCTTCGCGGCTATCATCCAGTGGCTCAACGCCAAGTTCGGCGCGGCCGGGCGGATCCTCGTCCTCGCCGTCCTGATGCTCCAGCTGACCTCGGCCGGCGGCACCTACCCCGTCCAGACCAGTCCGGACTTCTTCAACGCCGTCCACCCGTACCTGCCGATGTCGTACGTCGTGGAGAGCCTGCGCCGCCTCATCACCGGCGGCGACCTCACCCCGGTCTGGCAGGGCAGCCTGGTCCTGGTGGCCTTCACGGTCGGAGCCCTCGCCCTGACCGCGCTCGCCGCCCGGGGCAAGCAGGTGTGGACCATGGACAGACTGCACCCGGAACTGAGCCTGTAGGGATGTGTTGACCTGTGACAATCAGCGCCATGGACAGCAGCAGCGCCGGTACGGGTACCGGCGGGGGCCGTCGTGCGGCCACCCGGCAGAAGCTCTACGAAGCGGCCGTCACCCTGATCGCCGAGAAGGGCTTCTCCGCGACCACGGTCGATGAGATCGCCGAGCGGGCGGGCGTCGCGAAGGGCACGGTCTACTACAACTTCGCGAGCAAGAACGAGCTGTTCGAGGAGCTGCTGCGACACGGCGTCGGACTGCTGACGGCATCGCTGCGGACCTCGGCGGAGGAGACCGAGGCGCGCGGCGGCAGCCGCGTCGAGGCGCTCGACGCGATGATCCGGGCGGGCCTGGTCTTCATCGACCGCTACCCGGCCTTCACCCAGCTGTACGTCGCCGAGCTGTGGCGCACCAACCGCACCTGGCAGTCCACCCTGATGGTGGTCCGCCAGGAGGCGGTGGCCGTCGTGGAGAAGGTGCTGCGCGAGGGCGTCGAGCGCGGGGAGCTCAGCTCCGAGATCGACGTGCAGCTCACCGCGGCCGCACTGGTGGGCATGGTGCTGGTGGCCGCCCTGGACTGGCAGTCCTTCCAGCGGGAGCGGTCCCTCGACGACGTGCACTCGGCGCTGTCGCTGCTGCTGCGCGGCCGGGTCAGCGGAAACCGCTGACCCGCGCTGCACCCCCCAGTCGGCGGTGCCGCGCGGGCGCGGCAGCCCGTACAACTGGTGGGGCCCGCCGCGGCCGCTGAGTATCCGTACCTAGGCGCGGAAATGAGTACGCACGCGGATGGGCTCCCACCTGCGCGGACGCCAGACTGGGAGCCACGGACAGGAGAGACCCGGTCCGCACCGCCGACACGGGGCTGCGGAGCGGACCGGGTACCTCCATCCGGAACCGGGGGAGGTACGGGGGACCCGGTGGGAAAAGCGCGGACGCGGCGGGGCCCGGGGGGATCGGGCCTCGCCGCGTTCTCGCGTCCGCGGGTTCGGCGGTTGTCGCGGTGGCGCGCCGCTGCCGGGGTGCCACCCCGGACGCCGCGCCCCGACCGACGGCGGGGCTGAAAAGACCGGGACGCGGGCACGAAAACGCCGGCGAGGCGGAATCCCAGCCTCGCCGGCGTTCCCTCAGCCGCGGATCAGCCGCGGCCGCGGAGGGGGAGGCGGAGGCGGAGGGCCGTCAGGCGGGCCGATGCCGCCGAGGTCAGCGCCGACCGGCGGGCCGAGACCGCCCAGGAGATCCGGGTCGCCGAGCGCGGCAGCAGCAGGGCGCGCAGCCGGGTCAGGCGGCCCGCCGCGGCCAGCAGGCCCGCACGGGCCGCGCGTACGTCGTCCGCCAGGCCCGCGTACGAGACCTCCGCGCCCGGCGGCGCGTACAGGGCCCGCTCCACGGCACCCGCCACCCGGTGCACCGCCGCGGCGGCGTCCGGCTCCAGGCGGCCCAGGTCCACCATCCGGCCCGCCGCCCGGCGCGGCGACAGCGCCTCGTCCGGGGCCACGCCCACGTCCCAGGCGGCGTCGCCCAGTTCGAGCCAGGCCGCCAGGACCTCCCCGGTCCCCAGACGGCGGGCCCGCAGCCGGCTGCGCCACAGCAGCGGGAGCAGGGGCAGGCCCAGCACCGCGACCACGACCGCCGCCCAGCCGAGGACCGTCGCCACCGACGGCCCGTCGCCGCCGGCCGCGCTCTGCTGCGGGGCGGTCGGTCCGCACTCGCCGAGCTTCTTCATCTCCGGCGGGCACTCGGCGGACGCCGAGGGCGCCGGCGCCGGCTGCACCGCGCCCTGCGAGGGCAGCGGCGCGGGCACGGACGGCTGGGCCGTCGGAGCCTGCGTGCGGGAGTAGTCCGGCACGTTGAGGCCCGACCGGGGAGTCGGCTCGAACCGGGTCCAGCCCACGCCCTGGAAGTACAGCTCGGGCCAGGCGTGCGCGTCCCGCATCGACACGTTCACGACGCCGTCCGACTGCTTCTCGCCGGGGGTGAAGCCCACCGCGACCCGGGCCGGGATGCCCAGCGTGCGGGACATCGCCGCCATCGAGAACGCGAAGTGGATGCAGAAGCCCTCCTTGTTCGCGAGGAACCGGGCGACGGCCTCCGGCCCCGTCCCCGAGGCGGTCTGAGTGTCGTAGCGGAATCCACCGCTCACGGCGAAGAAGTCCTGGAGCTTCACCGCGCGCGAGTAGTCGTCCTTCGTCCCCTGCGTCACCTGGCGGGCCGTCTCGGCGACCACCGGCGGCAGGTTGTCCGGGACCTTCGTGTACTCCTCCCGGATCGCCGGGTCCGGCGCCGGGGCCTTCTGGAGCTGCTGCGCGGTCGGCTTCAGCAGCAGGCTGCGCACCTTGTACTCGGCGCCCTGGACGGTCTGGTACTTGTCCCGGCCCAGCTGGTCGCCGACCAGGGTCCGGCCGACCGGCTCGAACCGCCACTTCCCGCCGATCTCCACCGCGGTCGCCGGATACGGCATGGGGAGGTAGCGCTGGGTGTAGCCGTCCGACGCCGTGATGTTGGTGGTCACCTCGGTCGAGCCGAGGCGGACCTGGTCACCGAGCCCGGGCGGGACCGGCATCTGCTGCGGCACGTCGGTCAGGGCCCGGCCGGACGCCTCCCACTTGGAGCCGTTGAACTCGTCCAGGCCCAGGATGCGCAGGTACTGCTCGCCCTGCTGCGGGTTGTCCGTCCGGTACCTCAGCACCACACGGTTGTCCTGCGCGTTCAGGTTGCTCTGCAGGGAGACCAGCGGGTTGACCGCCGAGATCGTGCCGCCGGAGCCGCCGGCGCCCTCGCCGTCCTTCGGACCGCCCAGCAGGCCGTCGTCGAGGGCGGGCAGCACCGCCGGCACCACCAGCGCAAGGCCCAGGGCCAGGGCGCCGATCCGCCGGCCGAACCGCACCGGGGCCATCGCCCGGACGTTGCCGCTGCTGATGCCGGAGTCGGCCGCTCCGCGTCCGTGCGGAGCCGAGCCGAAGACCCGCCCCCACTGGGCGAGCCGGTCGCGGCCCTCGCAGAGCAGCAGCATCAGGTATCCGCAGCCCGCCAGCAGGAAGGAGAACCAGGAGGCCTCCCCGCCGCCCGACAGGCCCGCGGCGACCGAGTAGAGCGCGAGCAGTGGCAGCCCGGCCGCGGCGGCCGTGCGCGCCGTCACCGCCAGCAGGTCCACCAGCAGGCCGATCAGCAGGACCCCGGACACCAGCAGCAGCTGGATGCCGTCCGTCAGCGGGGCCGGTATCGCGTACTCGCCCACGTCGTGGACGCCCTGT includes these proteins:
- a CDS encoding transglutaminase family protein — encoded protein: MSGRAKLTVFAALATLLTAWSLSPLVESQAWLLQAALLLVVQSAVGAGARRVPLARSLTVAAQLLLSLLLLALLFAGKVESTGSGPLAYFVTDFGSLFAQGVHDVGEYAIPAPLTDGIQLLLVSGVLLIGLLVDLLAVTARTAAAAGLPLLALYSVAAGLSGGGEASWFSFLLAGCGYLMLLLCEGRDRLAQWGRVFGSAPHGRGAADSGISSGNVRAMAPVRFGRRIGALALGLALVVPAVLPALDDGLLGGPKDGEGAGGSGGTISAVNPLVSLQSNLNAQDNRVVLRYRTDNPQQGEQYLRILGLDEFNGSKWEASGRALTDVPQQMPVPPGLGDQVRLGSTEVTTNITASDGYTQRYLPMPYPATAVEIGGKWRFEPVGRTLVGDQLGRDKYQTVQGAEYKVRSLLLKPTAQQLQKAPAPDPAIREEYTKVPDNLPPVVAETARQVTQGTKDDYSRAVKLQDFFAVSGGFRYDTQTASGTGPEAVARFLANKEGFCIHFAFSMAAMSRTLGIPARVAVGFTPGEKQSDGVVNVSMRDAHAWPELYFQGVGWTRFEPTPRSGLNVPDYSRTQAPTAQPSVPAPLPSQGAVQPAPAPSASAECPPEMKKLGECGPTAPQQSAAGGDGPSVATVLGWAAVVVAVLGLPLLPLLWRSRLRARRLGTGEVLAAWLELGDAAWDVGVAPDEALSPRRAAGRMVDLGRLEPDAAAAVHRVAGAVERALYAPPGAEVSYAGLADDVRAARAGLLAAAGRLTRLRALLLPRSATRISWAVSARRSALTSAASARLTALRLRLPLRGRG
- a CDS encoding TetR/AcrR family transcriptional regulator, whose protein sequence is MDSSSAGTGTGGGRRAATRQKLYEAAVTLIAEKGFSATTVDEIAERAGVAKGTVYYNFASKNELFEELLRHGVGLLTASLRTSAEETEARGGSRVEALDAMIRAGLVFIDRYPAFTQLYVAELWRTNRTWQSTLMVVRQEAVAVVEKVLREGVERGELSSEIDVQLTAAALVGMVLVAALDWQSFQRERSLDDVHSALSLLLRGRVSGNR